TTGTTAATTTCACTCAGTACAGGAGGGATTTTTAACTTAGCTAACTGGGGATTATATACGGATGCTATGGGACTTAGTGTAGAACAGATTCGTAAGTTTGCATATCCTTTGGGAGCTGTGTTTTTAGTGTTTGGTCTATTATTTGTGGTAGTAGATGTCAAATTTGGTGGGAAGCTTTTTGGAGTCAATAAACGTGCGAAGCAAAAAATTGCATGGCCAGCACCAGAACCTATGGCTGTATCACAAAAAAAGGTCAATCTCTTGGCGATGTTAACACCTATTGTACCACTTATTATGGTTTTAGGATTAAAAGTGGATATTATTACAGGTTTTGTTGTAGGAATATTGTATTGTATGGCGACTACGATTAATAAGGATTCCTTAAAGCAACTAACAAAGTCGATTATTGAAGGAATATCCAACTCAGCAGGAGCAATTTTCTTGATTATTGGTATAGGTATGCTTTTAAAAGTAGTTATGGATCCAAGAGTAACAGAGAATATAGGACCGCAATTAGCTCAGATATTACCAACGACCGGACTTACCTTTGTACTGTTTTTTGCAATCTTAGCACCACTGGCATTATATCGTGGACCGCTGAATGTTTGGGGACTGGGATTAGGCATTGGAGCGATTATGATGGCAACAGGGCGAATGTCAGGATTAGCCATTATGGCGGCCTTAATGTCCGTTGGTCAAATCCAAGGAATCTGTGACCCGACCAATACACATAATGTATGGACGGCTGCATCTATAGGATGTGACGTAAATGATATTTTACGAAAAACATTACCTTTTGTTTGGATAGCATCCGTTATTGGTTTAGTAATTGCAGCAGTAATGTTCTATTAAATACAAGGCTTATCCAAATGATGAAAAGAGATGCGGTACAATCTTTGTACTGTATCTCTTTAAAAACAGGGGGTTATCAAATGCAAAAAAGGACTATACGTATAGGTATTGATGTAGGGGGAACCTTTACACATGCAGTAGCTATACAACAACCGGAAAATGAAGTGATTGCACATGCAGTTACACCGACAACGCACTTGTCAAAGGCGTCGGTATCAGAAGGGATTATTAAAGTTTTTAAGGACATCATTGAACAGACAGGCGCCAGCGATGCAGAGATTAATTTTGTAGCGCATAGTACAACCCAAGCAACGAACGCTTTGCTTGAAGGGGATGTTGCAAAAGTGGGAATTGTTGGAATGGGTAAGGGACTAGATGGTATAAAAGCAAAGAGCGACACCCAAGTTAAATCCCTAGAATTAAGCCAAGGAAAACTATTAGATACATCTCATAGATATATAAACTCAGGGAGTAAAATGTTTAATGAAGATGAGATTAGCATAGTTCTTGAGGAATTAAAAAATGAAAATTGTGAAGTCATCGTTGTCAGTGAAGCTTTTGGTGTCGATGATACAACAAATGAAGCGTTGGTTGTCAAAGCTGCATGTGAAAAGGGATTACCTGCAACAGCGAGCCATGAGATATCTCAACTCTATGGATTAAAGGTACGAACACGTACAGCTGTCATTAATGCCAGTATCTTACCGAAGATGACAACGACAGCGCTTTTGACAGAAAAAAGTATCAAAGATAGTGGGATTACGTCACCATTAATGATTATGCGAAGTGATGGTGGTGTTATGGACTTGCCCCAGATGAAAAAGAGACCGATTTTAACGATGTTATCAGGGCCAGCAGCAGGCATTGCCGCCGCCCTTATGTATGCCAAGATATCCGATGGTATATTTTTAGAGGTTGGTGGAACCAGTACAGATATATCTGCCATTAAAAATGGCAAGGCGATGATCAAAAGCGCCAATGTCGGGGGACATCTGACATACTTAAAAACCTTAGATTCAAGAACCGTAGGAGTAGGTGGGGGATCCATGGTTCGGATGCATAATAATAAAGTCCTGGAAGTGGGACCACGAAGCGCGCATATTGCAGGATTAGGCTATCTTGCCTTTAGTCAACCTAATGAACTGATTGATTTAAAGCCAAAATTAATTCGACCCATGCCATCTGATCCAAACGATTACCTAATCGTAGAAAATAAAGCCGGAAAACAATTTGCAGTAACCCTTACAGATGCATCCATTGTTCTTGGGATGACCGCAGAAGGCGATTATGCATATGCGAATAAAGAGACGGTCGACCATGTATTTTGCGAATTAGCAAAAGCTTATAATACAACGGCAAAAAACTTGGCAAAAGACATGCTAGACCAAGCGATAGCTAAAGTCAGACCTGTTGTTGAGGATTTACTATATGAATATAACATTGACGCTGAACTGGTATCTCTTGTAGGTGGAGGTGGAGGCGCTACGGCTGTGGTGAATTGGTTGGGAAAATCTATGCAGATGAAGCATATGATTGCTGAAAAAGCAGAGGTTATATCTGCAATTGGTGCAGCAATGGCTATGTTAAGAGACTGTATTGAAAGAACCGTATTAGAACCGACAGAACAAGAGATTGTTGCTATTCGAAAAGAAGCTATCGGTCGATTAGAAGCCATGGGAGCACAAAGTAGTACCATTGAGGTACAAGTTGAAGTTGATAATGCAAAGAATATACTACGGGCCATAGCAACAGGTGCTTTTCACATGAACAAAGATGCACTGGATAAAAAGGTCCTGAGCGAGGATGAAATCTCAGCAAGTGCCATCAAAGCGTTTAAGTCAGAAGCAGATCGTGTAACAGCGGTAGCAAAAACAAAAGGATTAACCGTCTTTCAAAACCATGAAAAGATAAAAAAATTCTTTGGACTGATGACAAAAAATAAAATCACCTATCGAATTCTTGATGATTCTGGGGTGGTCAAACTTCAATTAAATAAAGGTGCGTATATGCAAACCCGCGCCAATGGTGAAATACCGGAGTTTATCCAAAGTGAATCCATTTACAATGATGTCGGCATGATTATTCCTGAGATTTTTATGTTATATAAAAGTCGAGTGGTTGATTTTTCAACCATCTTAGATTATAAGCAGGTGATGGAGTTAATTCGTATCGAACTCGATGGTCTAGAAGAAGATGAGCCTATTGTTTTATTGGCACATCCACGAAATAGTTAGGAGGACATATGGACAATAGATTTATGCAAAAATTATTGGAAAAAGAATTGAGCTTAGTCGTTAGTTTGCCTTGCAATGATCTTCAGTTGGCAAAAGCTGCATGGGAGAATGGGGCGGATATTGTTAAAATACACTTAAATGTTGAACATAGGGCAAGTAAAACATCGTTTAAAAGCTTTGAAGAAGAAAGCGATGTGATTCGTAGGATTATAGATGAGGCAAAAGGACCTTGCGGCATTGTTGTTGGAGGAGACTTGGCATCGGCAGATAGGGATTTTGACCAGGTGGTTAGGGCAGGGTTTGATTTTATTTCTCTGTATGCCCATCATGCACCGGTTAGAATATTTAATGAGCAGACCATTGCAAAGATGTTAGCTGTAGATTATACATATACAGATTTAGAAATTAAAAATCTAAGTGAGATTGGTGTGGATGTTCTGGAAGCCTCCATCATGCGTCCGGAGACATATGCAGAAGGCTTTAGTGCAAGAGATTTATTACAATATAGAAGGCTTGCAAGTCTTTCAACACTTCCTATCGTTGTGCCGACGCAGCATAATATCCAAGCCGATGATGTAAAATATCTGCAAGAGTGTCAGGTAAAGGGGATTATGATTGGCTCGATTGTCACAGGTAATCATCAAGAGAGCCTTGCCAAAGCTGTATGTGATTTTCGAAATGCCATAGATAAAATATAGGAGATGAACGTATGAAAATTAGTATGCTTCCTATAGACTCACGACCGTGTACGTATAATTTTCCTCAACAACTGGTCAAATTATTAGGATATGACTTAAATGTTCCTTCAATTGATCAGATGGATTTTTTTAAACAACCCTCGTCCTATGAAGCGATATCAACATGGCTATTAGATGCAGCAAGTAAAAGCGACATATTGATTTTGTCTGTTGACCAGCTATTATACGGAGGTTTAATCGCATCAAGGCAAAACTATGTATCTATGGATGAGGCTAAACAAAGGCTGGACTTGATAAAACAGCTAAAACAGACAAAGCCTAATTTGGAGATTTATGCCTATAACATCTTAATGCGAACTACGGTCAGTACCGTTAACGCAGAATCAAAAAAATGGTGGGAAAAAGTAGCCAAGTATTCAAAGTTGTATTATCTAGAACAAACACAGTCCCAACCAAAGTACCAGCAGGCCGTTAAAGAATTAGAAAGGGAAATACCTAGAGACGTCTTAGAGGAGTTTTGGGAGGTTCGTAATAGGAATCATACCATGAATAAGATGTGTTTGGAGTTTGCCAAGGATAACATTTTTGAGCGGTTACTAATCTTACAAGAAGACTGTGCGACACAAGGGATTCAAAAATTTGAGCAACAAGTGCTTCAAGAGTTTGTCAACAAAAACAACCTACAAAAAAGAATCTATATTCATAATGGAACCGATGAAGCCGGAATGGAGATTTGTATGCTGGCACTTTGCACACTTAGACAAAGCAAATCCATAAAAATTCATTGGCTTGGAGACAACATGACATTTACAGCGCGATATGAAGACCGAGAGTTTTCAAAAAATCTGTATAGTCATATGCAGATGATGAATATCCGTGAAGAAAAAAGCGCACAAGATGTATTATTCATTTATCCGCCAAAAGCAAGTCAAGGAGATCATTGTCCCAAACTTGAAGCCTCTCACCAATATGATGATAGCCAGATGCAAGATTTTGCAGAGAGAATTCTAGCCGAGCACAAGCGAGGAAAAAATTGTTTTTTGTTGGACCTAGGCTATGCTAATGGTGGAGATATGGAGTTTATGAAAGTGGTGTCAGCAACGCTTGATGTGAGGCAACTCTTTGGATATGCGGCTTGGAATACAGCAAGTAACGCCTTGGGAACAATCCTATCACAAATTGTTGCATGTCGTTCTAGCAATACAATGCTCAATCAGAAGTTTACGATGGAGCGTATATTAGATGATTTGGTCTATCAAGCTATTGTGCGAGAAAAGGTGGAACAAAACCTTCGTCAACACAAGCAAGATGTTTGGTGCATAGAAAACTTACCCCTAGGGAACGCACTGTTGCATCAAGGTTTTGAAAGCAAACAGGGAGTATTAAATCAAATCTTTAATCATTCGGTACCGTCATTTAACTATAAAATCTGGTGGCCAAGAACATTTGAGATAGATATAGAGGTAGAATGATGAGAAAATCAGATGAAAGGAAATAAGGTTACATACTTAAAAGGTGTATAATATGAAGAAAATTTATGATTTAGTCGTCATTGGGGCAGGTCCCAGTGGTATGACCACTGCTATATCGGCTGCAAGACAAGGACTGGAGGTCTTATTAATTGATAAGAACTCCTATCCGGGAGGGATGAATACAGCTGCTATGGTATCGCCTCTACTGACATTTCACTGTGGAGAACAGCAGGTCATTAAAGGTATAGCACAAGAGATAATTGACAGGCTTGCAAAACACAATGCAACATTAGGTCATATCCCGGATCCAATAGGTATGGCGTCTTCGATTACGCCCATTGATACAGAAATTTTAAAAATCGTATATTTTGAGATGTTAGAAGAGCTACCTAATATCACAGTGCTCTTTGATACCGTACTTTATTCTGTCGAATCTAGCCAGGGAATTGTAAAAAAAGTTTGCGTGATTAATAAAAGTGGAAGTGCGACATATACAGGTAAGATGTTTGTAGATTCGACAGGGGATGGCGATTTGGCAGCCATGGCAAAGGCAGAGTTTAATATTGGAAGGACAAAAGATGGCCTATGTCAACCGATGACCTTGATCTTTACAGTCGGTGGTGTTGAGTTATCAAAAGTCATCGAATATGTGGAGAATAACACAGAACAATTTATACTCAACAAGAATAGCGATTTAAATAAATATCTAGCTGTTTCAGGTTTTTTTGAATTTGTAAAACAAGCGCAAGAAAATGGAGACCTTAACATTCCTAGAGACCGTGTGTTGTTTTTTCAGGGGATACACCCAGGTGAGATTACAGTGAATATGACAAGAATTATTAAATTATCAGGAATTAATGCTAAGGATTTAAGTATAACTCAATTCGAAGCGCATAAGCAAATCATGGAGATTATAGAGTTTTTCAAAAAATACATAGATGGTTTTCAATCGTGCTATATACAAAAGATTGCCAATACAACAGGGGTACGAGAAAGTAGACGTATTAAAGGAAAAGAGACACTAACAATTGACAATGTAATTCAAAATCTTGAAAGTAACGAGAGTATCGCTATTTGCTCTTATCCTATTGATATACATGATCCTAATGGCATGGAGCTTAACTGGTTGCGAAAAGAAAGGGCATGCTGCTATGATATACCTTTTGGAGTCATGGTGCCTATAAAATTTGACAACCTATTGGTAACTGGACGTTGTATTTCAGCGACCCATGAGGCTATAGCATCAGCAAGAATATCAGCAACAGCTATGGCGATTGGAGAGGCGGCAGGTGTCGCAGCAGGTGTTTGTGCCAAAGGTGACTATAATTTTAATACGATAAATATACAAGAAGTTCAAACAGTACTTAATCAACAGGGAGCGATCCCCGGGAAGAAGTGGTTGTAAGCGATGGAAGCAATTATTGCGCGGGACGATGTACGACGAATCGATGAAGTCTTGTGGCTGAGTTCGCCTGTTTTTTCCAGACAAAAAAATAAGGAACATATATATGATGAAGCTGTAAAACTTGGAGAAGATATTGCGAAAAAAACACCTATACATATGGCAACGCTAGAAAAGGATATTTATCGTTATGGAATCGCACATATTGTAACATTTAGCGATGCGAACATCCACGATGAAAGTCATAGAGCGTATTATCTTCCTGAGACAAAAATGATTCAATATAATGATAACGTTCTAGAAAAGCTGTATCAATTTTGTGAACAAGAAAAAATACACCTGGAAAAACGAGAAGTGTTGCAGATGATCTTGTTACATGAGTTTTTTCATCATCTAGAAGAATGGCATTATGAGACTGTAGACATGACATTATCAAAAAAAATCGGGTGTAGAATCAATCCGATATATCGGGAAATTGCAGCGTTTGCATTTGTCAATGCATATATCCAACCGATAAAATGCCAATGCATTGATCTAATATGGCTTAAGTATGCTCAGCCTAAGCTTTTTAAAAACATCGAAAAACTTATAGTGTAAAAGAAGGAGGAATATGAATGAAAAAAATAAAAGGACTCGTTATAATTTTATTATTATTAAACTTCATGATGGTATCTATCACGGCCTCAAATAATTATATTAATGCCCAATTGCCGGTACAAGCAGCCGATGAAAACAATCCAATCCTTACACTCAAACATCGAATCTATATTGAAAACTTTACGAATGGCGTTGTGAGTGTTGTTGATAACAACAGCAACCACGTAGTGGTGGGTAATGTGTATCGTCCGGCAACAGTAGCAAAAAATTCCAGTGATGGATTCTGGGCAGCTCACTATGATAAGGCCTCTGATGGCACGTTCTCATGTGTGACTGCCATAGGAGCCAATGCCATGCATTTAAAAGTAGGACCAACAGCTTCTTACAATCCGATTCAGGCAACTGCATGGACACCCAAACAAATCAGTGTTGGTATCAATGAAGATTATGTACATGCAGGAGGAACATACAGTGACTCAATGATTTATACTTCCATTGCAGGGGGAACGAATATTTTTGGAGGCTCATCAGCACCTTATGTTGGAAATCCAGTAAAATATTTAACCGCCAATGGAGTATGGGAAAGTCTGGATACCTACTTTAACAATGATTTTACCAAGCCAATTCCTAAACGATTGCTTATAGAGGTATATGAAGCATCAACAAACAATGGAACACCCAATTATATTGAATTTGAGAACTGGGCAAAAAATGATTCTGTCGGTGGAATAGTTCAGTCAGAAAACGGTAGAGTATTAGTGCATTATCCGAATGGGACACAAAAGCATATTGCGGATATCATTCAAAGAGTCCAAGGAACCGGACGGTTTGGTGGAAGTGAATATGCAGAAGTCGGTAGACTGCGTGCGGCTCATCCTGGTGTTATCTGTCTTTCGACATCCTCAAAAGTCGGATATACGACGAATAGCAATTTACGAGGAGGGTTCCAGTTTGTACCTGCCAACCATGCAAAGTATTTAAGTTATGATTTAGCCCAAGATAGTTTTATCGGGCGTGATCAATGGGGAATCGTATCCTATGTTGGTGCGACCAAGGATGCTTTGTATGATTCTAATTATATTATTAATGGTGAGGTATCATATAATCCAATATGGGAAGGGGTTGCCCCATTATTTACCGAGTATATCAATCCGCGTCATATACCGGGAAATCCTATGGACTCTACCTATTTTATGGTATCTACGGATTTTGGAGTGACGTGGAATCATCCTACAGAGATTTTAGGTGTCACTGATGCAACTAACTCTTTGGTTGCTACATGGACAAATATACGATTGTACTTAAACTGATAAGGAATATAAATCTAAAACCCTTTGATTCATAAAAATGAATCAAAGGGTTTTATTTTGCATCAATATATGCTAATATATCAATGGTTATCGTAGAATATTCAAAAGACAATGAAGATATAATAATATCTATAAGGAGGCAACAATGGAATATATTTATAAAACACAAAACGTGTGTGCCCGTAACATAAAGGTGGACGTAGAGGATAATATTGTAACCAATATTCAGTTTTTGAATGGTGGATGCAGTGGTAATCTTAAGGCACTTCCGGCTATACTTGAAGGGTGGACGGTTGAAGATATTGAAAACAAGCTTTCAGGTATAACATGTGGTAACAGACCAACATCATGTGCAGATCAACTTGTAAAAGCGGTCAAAGAGGCTTATCAATTAGCAAGTGAAAAAAAGCATTAAATTAATATGTGGAGTGGATAAATATATGATGAACTTAAACTGAAAAGGGAATGAGTTTTGGAATGAATTATTTAAAGATTTGAAATAAATATTTTTTATACTTATATTTTTTCAATGTATAAGTCAACGATAATGATTTAAGCTTGGATTCACCTGTAAAAAGTGAATCCAAGCTTTTTTTT
This sequence is a window from Vallitaleaceae bacterium 9-2. Protein-coding genes within it:
- a CDS encoding hydantoinase/oxoprolinase family protein, which gives rise to MQKRTIRIGIDVGGTFTHAVAIQQPENEVIAHAVTPTTHLSKASVSEGIIKVFKDIIEQTGASDAEINFVAHSTTQATNALLEGDVAKVGIVGMGKGLDGIKAKSDTQVKSLELSQGKLLDTSHRYINSGSKMFNEDEISIVLEELKNENCEVIVVSEAFGVDDTTNEALVVKAACEKGLPATASHEISQLYGLKVRTRTAVINASILPKMTTTALLTEKSIKDSGITSPLMIMRSDGGVMDLPQMKKRPILTMLSGPAAGIAAALMYAKISDGIFLEVGGTSTDISAIKNGKAMIKSANVGGHLTYLKTLDSRTVGVGGGSMVRMHNNKVLEVGPRSAHIAGLGYLAFSQPNELIDLKPKLIRPMPSDPNDYLIVENKAGKQFAVTLTDASIVLGMTAEGDYAYANKETVDHVFCELAKAYNTTAKNLAKDMLDQAIAKVRPVVEDLLYEYNIDAELVSLVGGGGGATAVVNWLGKSMQMKHMIAEKAEVISAIGAAMAMLRDCIERTVLEPTEQEIVAIRKEAIGRLEAMGAQSSTIEVQVEVDNAKNILRAIATGAFHMNKDALDKKVLSEDEISASAIKAFKSEADRVTAVAKTKGLTVFQNHEKIKKFFGLMTKNKITYRILDDSGVVKLQLNKGAYMQTRANGEIPEFIQSESIYNDVGMIIPEIFMLYKSRVVDFSTILDYKQVMELIRIELDGLEEDEPIVLLAHPRNS
- a CDS encoding TIGR03905 family TSCPD domain-containing protein encodes the protein MEYIYKTQNVCARNIKVDVEDNIVTNIQFLNGGCSGNLKALPAILEGWTVEDIENKLSGITCGNRPTSCADQLVKAVKEAYQLASEKKH
- a CDS encoding DUF4127 family protein, whose protein sequence is MKISMLPIDSRPCTYNFPQQLVKLLGYDLNVPSIDQMDFFKQPSSYEAISTWLLDAASKSDILILSVDQLLYGGLIASRQNYVSMDEAKQRLDLIKQLKQTKPNLEIYAYNILMRTTVSTVNAESKKWWEKVAKYSKLYYLEQTQSQPKYQQAVKELEREIPRDVLEEFWEVRNRNHTMNKMCLEFAKDNIFERLLILQEDCATQGIQKFEQQVLQEFVNKNNLQKRIYIHNGTDEAGMEICMLALCTLRQSKSIKIHWLGDNMTFTARYEDREFSKNLYSHMQMMNIREEKSAQDVLFIYPPKASQGDHCPKLEASHQYDDSQMQDFAERILAEHKRGKNCFLLDLGYANGGDMEFMKVVSATLDVRQLFGYAAWNTASNALGTILSQIVACRSSNTMLNQKFTMERILDDLVYQAIVREKVEQNLRQHKQDVWCIENLPLGNALLHQGFESKQGVLNQIFNHSVPSFNYKIWWPRTFEIDIEVE
- a CDS encoding FAD-dependent oxidoreductase, translated to MKKIYDLVVIGAGPSGMTTAISAARQGLEVLLIDKNSYPGGMNTAAMVSPLLTFHCGEQQVIKGIAQEIIDRLAKHNATLGHIPDPIGMASSITPIDTEILKIVYFEMLEELPNITVLFDTVLYSVESSQGIVKKVCVINKSGSATYTGKMFVDSTGDGDLAAMAKAEFNIGRTKDGLCQPMTLIFTVGGVELSKVIEYVENNTEQFILNKNSDLNKYLAVSGFFEFVKQAQENGDLNIPRDRVLFFQGIHPGEITVNMTRIIKLSGINAKDLSITQFEAHKQIMEIIEFFKKYIDGFQSCYIQKIANTTGVRESRRIKGKETLTIDNVIQNLESNESIAICSYPIDIHDPNGMELNWLRKERACCYDIPFGVMVPIKFDNLLVTGRCISATHEAIASARISATAMAIGEAAGVAAGVCAKGDYNFNTINIQEVQTVLNQQGAIPGKKWL